The genomic DNA AAGCTACTCTTTACCCAgtccaaatgtattaaaaaatatatatatcaaaaaagTTTAGCTGTTCATTAAataacagggagagagagagagaaaggtggggagggagggcagAAGGAGGGTACAGGCTTTCACAGGCTTTTAAGGGGATATGGGGCAGCTGTCTCTTCTCATAAAATACATTcttccatttttaattttccttgTGTCTGCCATCGTCATCCCTccttcaaaaaaaaaagattgattattattatgatcattattattaataaaaaatcaatcaaatcaTCGTTAATATCCCTAAAAAGGAAATTCATTTGGAACAAAATAATATccatgtatataataataattacattaacaaatacattaaaatgtttaaaaaacagaCATTCAAACATACAACATAACAAAGTGTTACATCTGCTCTCCATACTTCCCCTTCACTCCACACTTCCCCAGTTCGcctccagaggtcatcatctccAGAATACTAATCCTGTCTTTCACCTTCCCCAGCTCCAAGACCAatatccaattaacattccttatCACCATGTGCACATGCATCATCTACTCTCTGCTCCCATTTGACAATCACCACACATCCCTGTCtgctgcttccctctgctctgtaTTTAAACCCCCGGTTACTTAGATTCAATGCTAAGTCTTGTTAGTTTCTACACTGCATCTCTAAGTTATATTCCTGGTTCCTGATCTCCTGTTTGATTTCCCTTTACTGTCTTGTATGCTCTATCGACTGACCTTCTGTTTTGTGACCCTGACCACGTCTCTTGCCTTCATTGCACCGTTTGCCTGTTCTCGACCCAAGCCTGTTCTGACCAAGTCTCTTCCTGCACCTGACTTCTATACCACACTGGCTCTCTGTGGAGTCAAGTCTGACACAAAGACATCATGTCATCAATATTATGTGTgtaaagtgtgtgtatatagtgtgtgttatAAATCATTGGTTTctagtgtatattgtgtttctgtgtgttatAGTGTGTTGTATGTAATATGAACTGAAGTAACAAGAAATACTGACTACATAGAACATTACCTGTCTCAGGCTGAACTGACAAAACTGACAGTATCTTACAGTACATAAAAGCTGTTTCATAAAAGCACATCTTGACATCTTGAATGTTAACACATTGCAGAAGTTCAACCCAGAACCCAATTCTACTCTTTCCCTCCCAATTCCCTTTGTCAGACCCCTTCCAGAGTTTCTGGTTCCAGTTCGATTTTGCCTTGACCTGACAGACTGTACTGGAATTTGTGAGATCCCTGGGGTCCAGTATATTTCGCTAGCTTGGAGAACGCTTTCACCATGTGAGCCTGTGTCTCCTCCCAGCCTGCAGTTTAACCATTTCACATtcctagattattattatttatttattagcagatgtccttgtccagggcgatttaCTAAAGATGGAATGAACTCAGGTAAACAGGTGAGGTTCCTTCAGTATTATGTTCACCTTATGACCTTACTCATCAAAACAACCAATCTGAGAGGCTTATGGTCTATTCAAAGGTCTCCCTCGTTCAGATTGTCTTATTCAGCCAAGGAACAGAAGGGGACATTGTTTCCAAGATGCTGTTTCCTACAATTTGTAAGGCTATAGATTATGCATAGGAAGCTCTGCACGTAAGGAAAGCATAGGTCAGAAAAATACAGCACTGGACGCATGTGCAACAGCTATAGAATTAACTTTTGTTCTCTGGACAAGCCAATATAGAGGACAATTTCTTTTTATGCCATAAAACAATCTGCATCCAAAGCGCATCCACTCcccaaaaaaatttaaaaataaaataataaagtaatatatTTATGACAGttgcttattttgtatcaatgtgttactctcttaatacattgttgatatgtatttattgcattatattgctatttttaaatgaaaatgtaacatttatggCTTGTAGTGGTTAAAAGGGTTTTTGCAGCCCAGGCAGTTATTTGAAACCCAAACATGCGGCCCAATGATAAATGTAGGTTGCTCACCACTGCTTTAGAGCATAAATATGTATGTCTGTCATATGAACTTCAGAGAGGAGTCAGAAAGTATGATGACTACCCTGGTGCGGATTCTTACTTCTCTCACCAGAAGCTTATGTAATAATCTTACTGTAAAACTCCTCTTATATTTCCTGGACTTCGGCTGTGGCTTTTTAATCTGCCCCTATGCTTTATTATCAGAGATGCTTCCAATTTGCATGAGGATATTGCCCTAGCATGGCCTGTCAACCCTGTCACCACTTCAGCAGGGATTGAAATGcgaggacagagagggaggaacCTTCAGACTCTGTTGCTGCCAGCCGCACCTCAGGCACTGAAACATGTTGCAGGGATGTGGGCTGCATGTGGAGCACCCACTGAGAATGGATTGGTGTTTGCGAGACCAGCTGTATGGTCAGACCTTGGAGATCCCGAGAACATGTCATATCAGGATTGACACATTTTGAATAGCTAACGTTGCCCTTTAAAATTTATATTTAATCCGTAGttagttcattttaataatttgaatgttttaaagATTTTGAAACTTTTCTTTGCTGCTGAAAGGTTGAGAATGTCAGCCTCAGCTTGTTTGATGTAACACTGTATATAAAAGACAGAATTGCAGCTCTAAAGAGAAGCTGAATCTGAGTTCCTAGATGATGGCCAAactgttttgcatttcttttattattaagcaCTTTCTAAATGAATTGCTCACACAGTTTTTCAACTTTGAACCATGCAAAGTCAAGGCCCTTTGCTCTGCAGGTTGATGTTATTATTTGTGTCTATTATTTGATTAGACCACTTATATCCTAAAAACTTTGACTATCAAATAACTTCCGCCAGTATGCAAATGTGGccatactatttatttatttttcacattccCCTAGAATTGTAAAATTATAACAGTTTATAGTTTCCTAAAGACAGCTTTCAACTGTCATATTGTAACTGAATATTAATAGGAAACAGCAAATGCAATCTGTTTAGTGTATAAAAGGCTTTTGTGTAGCACAGAAggctaacaaacaaacaatttaaatgcatataattaaacatttgaGCTTAATTCATGTCCCTCACTCCTGTAATTTCTCTCACATGACTGACACTGGTAGGGCGTTTTATTACAAAGTAAGTTTGAACAAATAAAAAGCATGGCTGACGCAAGTCAATGGGATTTCAACATTTGTCTTCCTTGCATAAGTTGCTCCTAGTCTGTTGAATATTTGACTACATTCAAGAGTCATTTTTCACCAACTGATATTAATAGGAACTGCGGTCGACAACAGAAACCAGTTGTCTTTCATGTTTTGGTCACATGGTCAGGTAGCAATATTGCATTTTtgtacaagttttttttttttttttaatggaagtgGAATGCAACTACACCACAGCAAAATACAGTAGTTACTCTTGTGGTATTCCAGTGtcttacctctctctctctccctccctgcctctctctctctctctctctctctctctctcctccccactTGCTCCTCTATCTCTTGCGCACGGAGCCACTCTTCTTCTCCTCCGATCGCTGCTTCTTCACGTCCTTCTTGCTCTTCCCACCCAGGTTCTCATAGACCTCCTCCTTTGCATTCCTGCAAGGACACACACCTCAGTcatcctctcttcctctccatctctctctctcactccttctccccatctctctgtctctgttcccTCTGTCCTCTCACTCATTGCTCTAAATCTCCCGTCTCTCtaccctcttcctctcccctctctcctctatctcactCTTTATCTCCCTTCCCTCTGTATCTCTATCCTCTTCCACCTCTCTCTAACTGTCTCTAGCCCATCTTCCTTTTTCTCTATCCCCCTCTTCCTCTACTCCATCTCTCACTCACTCCATCTCCAATTTCAGCAtccctattattattaatattatattagtagtaacatatttttaattaattattattagaagcagctggagcagtttaGGTAAGAGGGGATGaacaaaatctctctctctctctctctctctctctctctctctctctctctctctctctctctctctctctctctctctcagtccacTCAGCTGTGATGTGCCAAGTCGTCTGTCTAGgctgaatgtgtgtgtttcacagacacacaaactgcTGACAAGATCCCAATGAGAAAGCAGTCTAGTCTGACCAGAGAGAGTTAATGACACTGTGCCAATCACTTGGGTGCAGTTCTAGGTCTGAACACAGGGTGGCACTATATATCTGATGTCTGATTGCTCCTCTATCTAAACATGGGAAATTCCAACATCCCAAACACACATAGCAATCAGTGGAGTGTCAGTCCATAGATCACACTGacccctctccccccctctctctttctttctctctcttatgGTAATGCATGTTACCAATGGTGCAGCATAATTAGGTTATAAAAATGACAATGTCCCAGCATTCCTTAGGTCCAGGTGTTAGTTTTAGCAGAAGAGAGCACTGATTCAAAGGTAATGCAGTTTTCTTACTTGGAGGTCTTTCGGCTGGCTTTGGGGTGCTTGTTCTGGAAGGAGAGGTTGCCGTATTCTGTCTCGGATGCCTAGGGAACGAAGAACACTTGTTAAACTTAACGACTGTCTGTGTCTGAGagagtttgagtgtgtgtgtgtgtgtgtgtgtcaatgtgactGTGACTGGGTATATATATGCTTTTCACCCTCCCCCTCGCCCTCTTACCCCAGAGGCCTCCAACTTCCACTTGGTGGTCTCTATGTACTGGGAGACAGCCAGGTAGATGAACTTGTACTGGGCCTCTGTCTGCACCATGCCTGACCGCTGCTCCCGCACCATCTGAATACACTTCTGGATGTCAATGTCACAGTCCAGgcctgaaagagagagagagagagagagagagagagagagagagagagagagagagagaggataagaGTATAGTAGTACAGTAATGCTAACTGGCTATTTCTATTACTTTAACACTGACTTacacacacatgaatacattCAGAATTGCAATGCACTCAATACTGTATCAACCACGGAATCCTGTCAGTGGCTGGCATCCAGAGGATTTACCTTTAGTGTCGATGGTCTCTACCAGCATGTCAATCACCACAATGGTGCCAGTCCGGCCTATTCCAGCACTgtggggacagacagacagacagacagacagacagacacacatattgGATGAACTCAGAGTCAACAGTACTGccaacagacacatacacaaacacacagatagacagacacaaacacacatagacatgcacacacagacactgtctgtctctgtgaatCTCTCTATGTCTGcgtgtctctctttctgtgtctcagtgtctccatctgtctctttctctctgtagatgtgtctccttctctctttcctctgcctctctcccaGTGCCTCTACCCCTCTCTACTTCTTATCTTCTCTCTGTTTActgtctctccctcactctctacTACTCCAACTCTTCCCCTCTCCTTCCACAGATCTGCCTTTCCGCCTCCATCTTTattttgctctctctccctctttctccctttctctgtcAGATGGTGTCTGTGTCCTCCAGTCAGTACCTGCAGTGCACAATCATGGGTCCAGCTCCTAGGAGCTCCATCTGCTTATTGTTGACCTGAGTCAGGAAGCTCAGGACGCCACCCGGCTCACTGGGCACACCATGGTCCGGCCAGCTCAAGTACTGGTAGTGCCAGATCTCCCTGCTCTGCtcggactgagagagagaaatgtgtgGGGTTAACACagtatacacacactgactgactgaacactacagtacattaacactgacagactggacactacagcacattaacactgactgactggacactacagcacattaacactgactgactggacactacagtacattaacactgactgactgactgaacactacagcacattaacactgactgactggacactacagcacattaacactgactgactgactggacactacagcacattaacactgactgactgactgaacactacagcacattaacactgactgactgactggacactacagcacattaacactgactgactgactggacactacagcacattaacactgactgactgactggacactacagcacattaacactgactgactgactggacactacagcacattaacactgactgactgactggacactacagcacattaacactgactgactgactggacactacagcacattaacactgactgactgactggacactacagcacattaacactgactgactgattggacactacagcacattaacactgactgtctgaccaagaaacagggacacacatgcacaaacagacaaaggcacacacacacactctctcacacaccgtGTCCAGGGTGCTGAGCTCCAGGATTCTGATCTTGTAGTCTGTGGCGTCCCTCTCACTCACATTGCGCACTAAGAACCGCCCAAATTCCTTTTCTCCCTCCGGTTCTGGCCAGTACGGCACACACTTATTctgcagagagaaagagggagggagagagagagagagaaagacatggatatgtgactgtgtgtccgtgtgtcttAATATCTCCATGTGCGTCCATCTATATGTCTGTCTAATTCTCTATGTGACTATGTGTGTCTATTTGTCTCCATGTTTCTCTACATGACTCTGTGTATCTGTCTCTCCATGTGACTGTGtgtaagtctgtgtgtgtctacatGTCTCTGTGACTCTATGTATAGGGGAGGGGCAtgaaggagggggaggggctaTCCCTCTGACACACTGCCAGCTGCCACTCACCCTGCCTTTCTCCACCTCACGGGTCGTCATGACAATAACCCGGGAGTTCTCCTGCCACACCATCTGCCAGAAATCGTTAACAGTGGACAGCAGGCAGCCCTGTGTGGCAATGTACACCTTCTGATCACCAGTCTCCCTCAGCATgttctacagagagagagagagagagaggatgaggGGGCGGGGAGAGAGTAGGAGAGAGAGATTACAATATAatttcactgactgactgacagtgtGAGTGACTTCAAGACTGTGGATGAATGACACCTGTCACTCACCGTGACGTAGTTGGCATTGATGTAGTCTGAGCCGACAACTCCTGCCTGGGCCGACTGTAACACTACCCTGGTCTCAtcaactgagagagagacatagatggtgtgggagagagagggagagggttaaaacagcacattaacactgactcagTGACTTTTGAAGATAATGACTAGCAATATGATGATGCTGGTTGAGTATTGGTTTCTGATTGAGTGATGCTCACAGGGTAGGATATTCTTGTATCTGTTCTTGCTCTTGTTCTCTGGCCTCATCCCTTCTTCTCTACTCTTCTTCAGTTTAGCCTCCTGTTTCTGCAAAGCCTGAGAATGATAAAGGAGGGGGGGTGATGGAGAGAgatcattattactattataattattatttatttctaatagattttaatgttgtatttgtgtgtctgtggatgtgtgtgtttgtatgtgagtGTCAGTCTTACGTCAAACTCCTCCCAGAATCCTGCCTTGTTGGTatcatctctctctgtctgcaggACCTGAACCCGGCTGTCAATGTCCG from Amia ocellicauda isolate fAmiCal2 chromosome 1, fAmiCal2.hap1, whole genome shotgun sequence includes the following:
- the ptpn6 gene encoding tyrosine-protein phosphatase non-receptor type 6 isoform X2, with amino-acid sequence MVRWFHRDLSGLEAEALLKSRGVHGSFLARPSKKNQGDFSLSVRVGDLVTHIRIQNTGDYYDLYGGEKFATLSELVEYYTCEHGSLQDRDGTLIELRYPLNCSDPTTERWYHGHLSGPSAEKLLWERGEPGTFLVRESLSKPGDFVLSILTNEFREVGGEQRGRVSHVKIMCKNDLYTLGGAEEFDSLTDLVEHFKRKGIEEVSGALVQLKQPYYSTRVNAADIDSRVQVLQTERDDTNKAGFWEEFDALQKQEAKLKKSREEGMRPENKSKNRYKNILPFDETRVVLQSAQAGVVGSDYINANYVTNMLRETGDQKVYIATQGCLLSTVNDFWQMVWQENSRVIVMTTREVEKGRNKCVPYWPEPEGEKEFGRFLVRNVSERDATDYKIRILELSTLDTSEQSREIWHYQYLSWPDHGVPSEPGGVLSFLTQVNNKQMELLGAGPMIVHCSAGIGRTGTIVVIDMLVETIDTKGLDCDIDIQKCIQMVREQRSGMVQTEAQYKFIYLAVSQYIETTKWKLEASGASETEYGNLSFQNKHPKASRKTSKNAKEEVYENLGGKSKKDVKKQRSEEKKSGSVRKR
- the ptpn6 gene encoding tyrosine-protein phosphatase non-receptor type 6 isoform X1, with the protein product MACGWFHRDLSGLEAEALLKSRGVHGSFLARPSKKNQGDFSLSVRVGDLVTHIRIQNTGDYYDLYGGEKFATLSELVEYYTCEHGSLQDRDGTLIELRYPLNCSDPTTERWYHGHLSGPSAEKLLWERGEPGTFLVRESLSKPGDFVLSILTNEFREVGGEQRGRVSHVKIMCKNDLYTLGGAEEFDSLTDLVEHFKRKGIEEVSGALVQLKQPYYSTRVNAADIDSRVQVLQTERDDTNKAGFWEEFDALQKQEAKLKKSREEGMRPENKSKNRYKNILPFDETRVVLQSAQAGVVGSDYINANYVTNMLRETGDQKVYIATQGCLLSTVNDFWQMVWQENSRVIVMTTREVEKGRNKCVPYWPEPEGEKEFGRFLVRNVSERDATDYKIRILELSTLDTSEQSREIWHYQYLSWPDHGVPSEPGGVLSFLTQVNNKQMELLGAGPMIVHCSAGIGRTGTIVVIDMLVETIDTKGLDCDIDIQKCIQMVREQRSGMVQTEAQYKFIYLAVSQYIETTKWKLEASGASETEYGNLSFQNKHPKASRKTSKNAKEEVYENLGGKSKKDVKKQRSEEKKSGSVRKR